In the Acidovorax sp. A79 genome, one interval contains:
- a CDS encoding CoA transferase, giving the protein MTTALPQPLRNVRVLSLALNLPGPAALMRCARMGAECTKLEPPPAPGHPSADPMGIYSPAAYATLHGGVRVVHAHLKTAEGQATLHAELARTDVLITSFRPSALAKLGLGWEALQSKYPRLSLVRIVGAAAERAEEPGHDLTYLADAGLVTGTEMPPTLYADMGGALMASEAVLQALLERAHTGSGVCIEVALADAAAWLAQPRDWGLTTPEGDVGGNHAGYRIYPCADGRVAVAALEPHFAARLCAAAGLPASGDPGQLRAPATHQAVGNFLHGQTRAQLDALATAQDIPLHTLA; this is encoded by the coding sequence ATGACCACCGCCCTGCCCCAGCCCCTGCGCAACGTCCGCGTCCTGAGCCTCGCGCTCAACCTGCCCGGCCCCGCCGCCCTGATGCGCTGCGCGCGCATGGGGGCCGAATGCACCAAGCTCGAACCCCCGCCCGCCCCCGGCCATCCCAGTGCGGACCCCATGGGCATCTACAGCCCGGCGGCCTATGCCACGCTGCACGGCGGCGTGCGCGTGGTGCATGCCCACCTCAAGACCGCCGAAGGCCAGGCGACGCTGCATGCGGAACTGGCCCGCACCGATGTGCTGATCACCTCCTTCCGCCCCTCGGCCCTGGCCAAGCTGGGCCTGGGCTGGGAGGCGCTGCAGTCGAAATACCCGCGCCTGTCGCTGGTGCGCATCGTGGGCGCGGCGGCCGAGCGGGCCGAGGAGCCCGGCCACGACCTCACCTACCTGGCCGACGCCGGGCTGGTGACCGGCACCGAGATGCCGCCCACGCTGTACGCCGACATGGGCGGCGCCCTGATGGCCAGCGAGGCCGTGCTGCAGGCCCTGCTGGAGCGCGCCCACACCGGCAGCGGCGTGTGCATCGAAGTGGCGCTGGCCGATGCCGCCGCCTGGCTGGCCCAGCCGCGCGACTGGGGCCTGACCACGCCCGAGGGCGACGTGGGCGGCAACCACGCGGGCTACCGCATCTACCCCTGCGCCGACGGCCGCGTGGCGGTGGCCGCGCTGGAACCCCACTTCGCCGCGCGCCTGTGCGCCGCTGCGGGGCTGCCAGCCTCCGGCGACCCGGGCCAGCTGCGCGCGCCCGCCACGCACCAGGCCGTGGGGAACTTCCTGCACGGCCAGACCCGCGCGCAGCTGGACGCGCTCGCCACCGCCCAGGACATTCCCCTGCACACCCTCGCCTGA
- a CDS encoding DUF1294 domain-containing protein yields the protein MHKQGTVIRWDATRAFGFIRSPDTSADVFFHVRDYQGSAAPREGLAVVYEEIHVGGKGPRAMAVQPAAHPGATAQPRPSVTAPPTAAARPARRTPAQRAARPQVRRHRRTADASGPPTPAGPALVLMLGWAALLAWGFWAGQLPWWVLGAAMAVNLLTFLVYAIDKSAAQNGQWRTRESHLHLLGLAGGWPGAWFAQQWLRHKSRKLEFRAVYWATVVLHCAALGAWLGGWLR from the coding sequence ATGCACAAGCAAGGCACCGTCATCCGCTGGGATGCCACACGCGCCTTCGGTTTCATCCGCAGCCCGGACACCTCGGCCGATGTGTTCTTTCATGTGCGGGACTACCAAGGCAGCGCCGCGCCCCGCGAGGGCCTGGCCGTGGTGTATGAAGAAATCCATGTGGGCGGCAAGGGGCCCAGGGCAATGGCCGTGCAGCCTGCCGCGCACCCGGGTGCCACCGCCCAGCCCCGCCCATCGGTCACGGCGCCGCCGACAGCCGCTGCGCGCCCGGCACGGCGCACACCGGCGCAGCGGGCCGCCCGGCCCCAGGTTCGACGCCATCGGCGCACCGCGGATGCCAGCGGCCCGCCCACCCCGGCGGGCCCGGCCTTGGTGCTGATGCTGGGCTGGGCGGCCCTGCTGGCCTGGGGCTTCTGGGCCGGCCAGCTCCCCTGGTGGGTGCTGGGCGCTGCCATGGCCGTCAACCTCCTGACCTTCCTGGTCTACGCCATCGACAAGAGCGCCGCGCAAAACGGCCAGTGGCGCACCAGAGAGAGCCACCTGCATCTGCTGGGCTTGGCGGGCGGCTGGCCGGGCGCATGGTTCGCCCAGCAGTGGCTGCGGCACAAGTCCCGCAAGCTGGAGTTTCGCGCGGTCTACTGGGCCACCGTGGTGCTCCACTGCGCGGCGCTCGGGGCCTGGCTGGGCGGATGGCTGCGCTAG
- a CDS encoding DMT family transporter, with translation MSSSAFSISRIFHARPASPARNLAIGVLAALAAALVGSGWQIVTRHGVTTSLGPVELAVLRYGVPALVLAPLWCRRTGWPAAMSLGRLALLVLGGGLPFGLLVLAGARWAPAAHMGIFMAGCMPLFVALGGRLVQGDRLGRLRVLGLVLMALGVAALGLGVWRDGLASWRGDLLFVLAAVLWAAYTLAFRGCGLSPWQGAALVNLGSAVLLVPVVIVWGAPRLVTAPWTDVAFQALGQGVMAGVLGLVAYTVAIARLGAARAALSAALVPVLTALGAAWLLGEVPQRSAWAALALVVPGVVLASGAVVPGRLAADLRRRAARRGARRHPPAVPPGPGTRPAEGAAPPRSPGHSPRR, from the coding sequence ATGTCCTCTTCTGCGTTTTCCATTTCTCGCATTTTTCACGCGCGGCCTGCATCGCCGGCCCGGAACCTGGCCATCGGGGTGCTGGCCGCGCTGGCAGCGGCCCTTGTGGGCAGCGGCTGGCAGATCGTCACGCGCCACGGCGTCACCACGTCGCTCGGGCCGGTGGAGCTGGCCGTGCTGCGCTATGGCGTTCCCGCGCTGGTGCTGGCCCCGCTGTGGTGCCGGCGCACCGGATGGCCCGCCGCGATGTCCCTGGGACGGCTGGCCCTGCTGGTGCTGGGGGGCGGGCTGCCCTTTGGCCTGCTGGTGCTGGCGGGGGCACGCTGGGCGCCGGCGGCGCACATGGGCATCTTCATGGCCGGCTGCATGCCGCTGTTCGTGGCGCTGGGCGGGCGGCTGGTGCAGGGCGACAGGCTGGGGCGCCTGCGCGTGCTGGGCCTGGTGCTGATGGCGCTGGGCGTGGCGGCGCTGGGCCTGGGGGTGTGGCGCGATGGCCTGGCGTCCTGGCGCGGGGATCTGCTGTTTGTGCTGGCGGCCGTGCTGTGGGCCGCCTACACGCTGGCGTTTCGGGGCTGTGGCCTGTCGCCCTGGCAGGGGGCCGCCCTGGTGAACCTGGGATCTGCGGTGCTGCTGGTGCCCGTGGTGATTGTCTGGGGTGCCCCGCGCCTGGTGACGGCACCCTGGACCGACGTGGCCTTCCAGGCGCTGGGGCAGGGTGTGATGGCCGGTGTGCTGGGGCTGGTGGCCTACACGGTGGCCATTGCACGGCTGGGTGCCGCCCGCGCGGCGCTGTCCGCCGCGCTGGTGCCCGTGCTCACGGCGCTGGGCGCGGCCTGGCTGCTGGGAGAGGTGCCGCAGCGCAGTGCCTGGGCGGCACTGGCGCTGGTGGTCCCCGGCGTGGTGCTGGCCAGCGGCGCCGTCGTGCCGGGGCGCCTGGCAGCGGACCTCAGGCGGCGTGCCGCGCGTCGGGGAGCGCGGCGCCACCCGCCGGCGGTACCGCCTGGCCCAGGCACTCGCCCAGCGGAAGGGGCCGCGCCACCGCGTAGCCCTGGGCATAGTCCACGCCGATGA
- a CDS encoding bifunctional helix-turn-helix transcriptional regulator/GNAT family N-acetyltransferase — translation MSTNPSSQASAAAGSAPVAADAVKAVRRFNRFFTRRVGVLDPYLGSDLSLTDVRVLYELAHRDAPVASELARDLGLDGGYLSRILRRFEGAGWILRSASARDARQSVLTLTPAGRAAFEPLQQRSRDEAAALLAPLPPARRHELVDAMQRIEALLEPASGAAAAPKVAVLRDPVPGDIGWVVQQHGEIYWREYGWDSRFEALVADIAAQFVRKFQPGWERCWIAELEGERVGAVFVVRKSASTAQLRMLILSPRARGLGLGARLTDECIAFARAKGYRKMVLWTNSCLTAARGIYAKRGFKLVKSEPYEGFGQQAVGETWELRL, via the coding sequence ATGAGCACGAATCCATCCTCCCAGGCCAGCGCAGCCGCAGGCAGCGCGCCCGTCGCCGCCGACGCCGTGAAGGCCGTGCGCAGGTTCAATCGCTTCTTCACCCGCCGCGTGGGCGTGCTGGACCCGTACCTGGGCAGCGATCTCTCGCTGACCGACGTGCGCGTGCTGTACGAGCTGGCCCACCGCGACGCGCCGGTCGCCAGCGAGCTGGCCCGGGACCTGGGCCTGGACGGCGGGTACCTGAGCCGGATCCTGCGGCGTTTTGAAGGCGCGGGCTGGATCCTGCGCAGCGCCAGCGCCCGTGATGCGCGCCAGAGCGTGCTCACGCTCACCCCTGCCGGGCGCGCTGCGTTCGAACCGCTGCAGCAGCGCTCGCGCGACGAAGCCGCCGCGCTGCTTGCCCCGTTGCCGCCGGCCCGGCGGCACGAACTGGTGGACGCCATGCAACGCATCGAGGCCTTGCTGGAGCCCGCCAGCGGCGCCGCGGCGGCGCCCAAGGTGGCCGTGCTGCGCGACCCCGTGCCCGGCGACATCGGCTGGGTGGTGCAGCAGCATGGCGAAATCTACTGGCGCGAGTACGGCTGGGACAGCCGCTTCGAGGCACTGGTGGCGGACATCGCCGCGCAGTTCGTGCGCAAGTTCCAGCCGGGCTGGGAGCGGTGCTGGATCGCCGAACTGGAGGGCGAACGCGTGGGCGCCGTGTTCGTGGTGCGCAAGTCCGCCAGCACGGCCCAGTTGCGGATGCTCATCCTGTCGCCCCGGGCGCGCGGCCTGGGGCTGGGCGCCCGCCTGACCGACGAGTGCATCGCGTTCGCGCGGGCCAAGGGCTACCGGAAAATGGTGCTGTGGACCAATAGCTGCCTGACGGCCGCGCGTGGCATCTACGCCAAACGCGGGTTCAAGCTGGTCAAGTCGGAACCCTACGAGGGCTTCGGCCAGCAGGCTGTGGGCGAAACCTGGGAGCTCAGGCTGTAG
- a CDS encoding YgiQ family radical SAM protein — MNAPVDVSFFARAAKPLTSYRPYWAKRFGTAPFLPMSRAEMDKLGWDSCDIILVTGDAYVDHPSFGMAVIGRTLEAQGFRVGIIAQPDWQSAEPFKVLGKPNLFWGVTAGNMDSMINRYTADRKIRSDDAYTPGDIGGKRPDRAAIVYSQRCREAFKDVPIILGGIEGSLRRIAHYDYWSDKVRRSIVVDSKCDLLLYGNAERALVEVAHRIAAREPVEQITDVRGTAFVRRPDDESGKGWFEIDSTSVDEPGRVEAHVNPYMTTSEQAAAQGTTCSKEDAPDSVAVGADPSSAGGQKDLQSAEPNPAIQPMLFVANPALKAKLKVPPRDRSVIRLPSYEQVKSDPVLYAHANRVLHLETNPGNARALVQAHGEGATARDVWINPPPIPLTTAEMDHVFDLHYARGPHPSYADENGSHDGATKIPAWEMIRFSINIMRGCFGGCTFCSITEHEGRIIQSRSEDSIIQEIEDIRDKVKGFTGTISDLGGPTANMYRLGCKSPEIEAACRKPSCVYPGICSNLGTNHDPLIKIYRRGRALKGIKKILIGSGLRYDLAVKSPEYVKELVQHHVGGYLKIAPEHTEQGPLTKMMKPGIGSYDKFKQMFEKFSEEAGKKQFLIPYFIAAHPGTSDEDMMNLAIWLKKNGFRADQVQTFYPSPMATATAMYHSNKNPLRKITRESETVDIVRGEKRRRLHKAFLRYHDPNNWPLLRDALKAMGRADLIGNGKHHLIPTFQPLTDGGYQSARRKNSTPTGGKAAVVPASRSVQQPTKGRILTQHTGLPPRVTGGATAPGGGKSGKAFKKAR; from the coding sequence ATGAACGCCCCCGTCGACGTCTCCTTTTTTGCGCGTGCCGCAAAGCCATTGACCAGCTACCGCCCGTACTGGGCCAAGCGCTTTGGCACGGCCCCGTTCTTGCCGATGAGCCGCGCCGAGATGGACAAGCTGGGCTGGGACAGCTGCGACATCATCCTGGTGACGGGCGATGCGTATGTGGACCACCCGAGCTTCGGCATGGCCGTGATCGGCCGCACGCTGGAGGCCCAGGGCTTTCGCGTGGGCATCATCGCCCAGCCCGACTGGCAAAGCGCCGAGCCCTTCAAGGTGCTGGGCAAGCCCAACCTGTTCTGGGGCGTGACGGCGGGCAACATGGACTCGATGATCAACCGGTACACGGCCGACCGGAAGATCCGCAGCGACGACGCCTACACGCCCGGCGACATTGGCGGCAAGCGCCCCGACCGCGCGGCCATCGTTTACAGCCAGCGCTGCCGCGAGGCGTTCAAGGACGTGCCCATCATCCTGGGCGGCATCGAAGGCAGCCTGCGCCGCATCGCGCACTACGACTACTGGAGCGACAAGGTGCGCCGCTCCATCGTGGTGGACAGCAAGTGCGACCTGCTGCTGTACGGCAACGCCGAGCGCGCCCTGGTCGAGGTGGCGCACCGCATCGCCGCGCGCGAGCCGGTCGAGCAGATCACCGATGTGCGTGGCACGGCCTTCGTGCGCCGGCCCGACGACGAGAGCGGCAAGGGCTGGTTCGAGATCGATTCCACCAGCGTGGACGAGCCCGGGCGCGTGGAGGCCCACGTCAACCCCTACATGACGACCAGCGAGCAGGCGGCGGCGCAGGGCACCACCTGCAGCAAGGAGGATGCTCCTGATTCTGTAGCTGTTGGCGCAGATCCATCAAGCGCTGGAGGCCAAAAAGACCTTCAGTCGGCTGAACCCAACCCCGCCATCCAGCCCATGCTGTTCGTGGCCAACCCGGCGCTCAAGGCGAAGCTCAAGGTGCCGCCGCGCGACAGGAGCGTGATCCGCCTGCCCAGCTACGAGCAGGTCAAGAGCGACCCGGTGCTGTACGCCCATGCCAACCGCGTGCTGCACCTGGAGACCAACCCCGGAAACGCCCGCGCGCTGGTGCAGGCGCACGGCGAGGGTGCCACCGCCCGCGACGTATGGATCAACCCACCGCCCATCCCGCTGACCACGGCCGAGATGGACCACGTGTTCGACCTGCACTACGCGCGCGGCCCGCACCCGAGCTATGCCGACGAGAACGGCAGCCACGACGGCGCGACCAAGATCCCCGCGTGGGAGATGATCCGGTTCTCGATCAACATCATGCGTGGCTGCTTTGGCGGCTGCACCTTCTGCTCGATCACCGAGCACGAGGGCCGCATCATCCAGAGCCGTTCCGAGGATTCCATCATCCAGGAGATCGAAGACATCCGCGACAAGGTCAAGGGCTTCACCGGCACCATCAGCGATCTGGGCGGCCCCACGGCCAACATGTACCGCCTGGGCTGCAAGAGCCCCGAAATCGAGGCCGCCTGCCGCAAGCCCAGCTGCGTGTACCCGGGCATCTGCTCCAACCTGGGCACCAACCACGACCCGCTGATCAAGATCTACCGCCGGGGCCGCGCGCTCAAGGGCATCAAGAAGATCCTCATCGGCTCGGGCCTGCGCTACGACCTGGCCGTGAAGTCGCCCGAGTACGTGAAGGAACTCGTGCAGCACCACGTGGGCGGCTACCTCAAGATCGCGCCCGAGCACACCGAGCAGGGCCCGCTGACCAAGATGATGAAGCCGGGCATCGGCAGCTATGACAAGTTCAAGCAGATGTTCGAGAAGTTCAGCGAAGAGGCGGGCAAGAAGCAGTTCCTGATCCCCTATTTCATCGCCGCGCACCCTGGCACCAGCGACGAGGACATGATGAACCTCGCCATCTGGCTCAAGAAGAACGGTTTTCGCGCCGACCAGGTGCAGACCTTCTACCCGAGCCCCATGGCCACGGCCACGGCCATGTACCACAGCAACAAGAACCCGCTGCGCAAGATCACGCGCGAGAGCGAGACCGTGGACATCGTGCGTGGCGAAAAGCGCCGCCGCCTGCACAAGGCCTTCCTGCGCTACCACGACCCGAACAACTGGCCCCTGCTGCGCGATGCGCTCAAGGCCATGGGCCGGGCTGACCTCATTGGCAACGGCAAGCACCACCTGATCCCGACCTTCCAGCCGCTGACCGATGGCGGCTACCAGAGCGCCCGGCGCAAGAATTCCACCCCCACCGGCGGCAAGGCTGCCGTGGTGCCCGCATCGCGCAGCGTGCAGCAGCCCACCAAGGGCCGCATCCTGACCCAGCACACCGGCCTGCCACCGCGCGTGACAGGGGGCGCCACCGCGCCCGGCGGCGGCAAGAGCGGCAAGGCATTCAAGAAGGCCCGCTAG
- the ygiD gene encoding 4,5-DOPA dioxygenase extradiol, whose translation MAALTGLAAFPGAFMTTSLSSAATAPALQALKPSPRMPVLFVGHGSPMNAIEDNAWRRSWQAMGAELTARAVQPQLILCVSAHWLTRGGWQLTGMANPKTIHDFGGFPQALFDQQYPAPGAPQVARSLAAELKSPATGGALGVDEGEWGLDHGTWSVLKPMFPKAQIPVLQLSMDYSRAPAEHYALGQQLKALRERGVLIVGSGNVVHNLRLTRRGTAANEAYDWAAEFDTVVQEQIKKGQLGALQDFQKLGAVAKQAHPTHEHYLPLLYAAGAVLPSEMPRFFNTGYQSASISMRSVLWG comes from the coding sequence TTGGCCGCCCTCACGGGCTTGGCCGCCTTTCCGGGAGCATTCATGACCACGTCCCTGAGCAGCGCCGCCACCGCGCCGGCGCTGCAGGCGCTCAAGCCCTCGCCCCGCATGCCGGTGCTGTTCGTGGGCCACGGCAGCCCCATGAACGCCATCGAGGACAACGCCTGGCGCCGCAGCTGGCAGGCCATGGGCGCGGAGTTGACGGCGCGCGCCGTGCAGCCGCAGCTCATCCTGTGTGTGTCGGCCCATTGGCTCACGCGCGGCGGCTGGCAGCTGACTGGCATGGCCAATCCCAAGACCATCCACGACTTCGGCGGTTTTCCCCAGGCGCTGTTCGACCAGCAATACCCCGCGCCCGGTGCGCCGCAGGTGGCGCGCAGCCTGGCGGCTGAACTGAAGTCGCCCGCGACGGGCGGCGCATTGGGCGTGGATGAAGGTGAATGGGGCCTGGACCACGGCACCTGGTCGGTGCTCAAGCCCATGTTTCCCAAGGCGCAGATCCCCGTGCTGCAGCTGAGCATGGACTACAGCCGCGCCCCGGCCGAACACTACGCGCTGGGCCAGCAATTGAAGGCGCTGCGCGAGCGCGGCGTGCTGATCGTGGGCAGCGGCAACGTGGTGCACAACCTGCGTCTCACGCGCCGTGGCACGGCCGCCAACGAGGCGTACGACTGGGCCGCCGAGTTCGACACCGTGGTGCAGGAGCAGATCAAGAAAGGCCAGCTGGGCGCCCTGCAGGACTTCCAGAAACTGGGCGCCGTGGCCAAACAGGCGCACCCCACACACGAGCACTATCTGCCGCTGCTGTATGCGGCGGGGGCCGTGTTGCCCAGCGAGATGCCCCGTTTCTTCAACACGGGCTACCAGTCGGCGTCGATCTCGATGCGGTCGGTGCTGTGGGGGTGA
- a CDS encoding nucleotidyltransferase family protein, producing the protein MNPGADLQSRFVSEALQNPYNAVLLERLPLLGLPDAWLVAGCLFQTVWNLRSGLEPTARIKDYDLFYFDAPDLSEAAEQAVQARVTALFADLPITVEAKNQARVHLWYERWFGYPYAPLQSARNGIERFLVPCTCVGLQPASGPGMEEPTLYAPYGLEELYAGLMRPNPACPHLPLFQAKAESYRERWPWLTVRADDLPS; encoded by the coding sequence ATGAACCCTGGCGCTGATCTTCAGAGCCGCTTTGTGAGCGAAGCGCTCCAGAACCCGTACAACGCGGTCCTTCTGGAGCGTTTGCCGCTTCTGGGCCTGCCGGATGCCTGGCTGGTGGCGGGCTGCCTGTTCCAGACGGTGTGGAACCTGCGCTCCGGCCTGGAGCCCACGGCGCGCATCAAGGACTACGACCTGTTCTATTTCGATGCGCCGGACCTGTCCGAGGCCGCCGAACAGGCCGTGCAGGCCCGCGTCACCGCCCTCTTCGCCGACCTGCCGATCACCGTGGAAGCCAAGAACCAGGCCCGGGTGCACCTCTGGTACGAACGCTGGTTCGGCTACCCGTATGCGCCGCTGCAATCGGCGCGCAACGGGATCGAGCGCTTTCTGGTGCCCTGCACCTGCGTGGGCTTGCAGCCTGCATCCGGCCCTGGCATGGAGGAGCCCACGCTGTACGCGCCCTATGGGCTTGAAGAGCTGTATGCCGGACTGATGCGCCCCAACCCGGCGTGCCCGCACCTCCCGCTGTTCCAGGCCAAGGCCGAAAGCTACCGCGAACGCTGGCCGTGGCTGACAGTCCGGGCGGATGACCTGCCGAGCTGA
- a CDS encoding helix-turn-helix transcriptional regulator, with translation MPQQRILLHAGAAWKVERVLKHAAPVRWSATYEAASGRWVLPMDGLSEFQMAGQVVLLDGLTALGLPQGLPYQMRPLQPTPQTSIVVSTKGNGPVGAPGNQNNLSPRVRMLTPRLLWRLRMHWRALADGRPLPAGGAAFNVLQGTPPHSAPRTVGRARRFMAQRVALADGERWSLQDAADAAGCSAFHLAHLFRRHLGLGLHGYRQRLRMAAALQRLEAGESDLAALAHDLGYCSQSHLGAVFRAEVGVTLAQARSALQGRGG, from the coding sequence ATGCCCCAGCAACGCATCCTGCTGCACGCCGGCGCCGCATGGAAGGTCGAGCGGGTTCTCAAGCATGCCGCGCCCGTGCGGTGGAGCGCGACCTACGAAGCAGCCTCCGGGCGCTGGGTGCTGCCCATGGACGGGCTGTCCGAGTTCCAGATGGCAGGGCAGGTGGTCCTGCTCGACGGCCTGACGGCCCTGGGTTTGCCGCAGGGGCTGCCCTACCAGATGCGGCCCCTGCAGCCCACGCCGCAGACCAGCATCGTGGTGAGCACGAAGGGGAATGGGCCGGTGGGCGCCCCGGGCAACCAGAACAACCTGTCGCCGCGCGTGCGCATGCTCACGCCGCGCCTGCTGTGGCGCCTGCGCATGCACTGGCGGGCGCTGGCCGATGGGCGCCCGCTGCCCGCCGGGGGCGCGGCGTTCAATGTGCTGCAGGGCACGCCGCCGCATTCGGCGCCGCGGACGGTAGGGCGCGCGCGGCGCTTCATGGCCCAACGGGTGGCCCTGGCCGATGGCGAGCGGTGGTCCCTGCAGGATGCGGCGGACGCGGCCGGCTGCTCGGCGTTTCACCTCGCCCACCTGTTTCGGCGGCATCTGGGCCTGGGCCTGCACGGCTACCGCCAGCGCCTGCGGATGGCGGCCGCGCTGCAGCGGCTGGAGGCGGGTGAATCGGACCTGGCCGCGCTGGCGCACGACCTGGGGTACTGCAGCCAGAGCCACCTGGGCGCTGTCTTTCGCGCCGAGGTGGGCGTGACGCTGGCGCAGGCGCGGTCCGCGCTGCAGGGGCGGGGCGGGTAG